The window GCGCCCGCGCGATCAGCAGGCGCTGCAACTGGCCGCCGCTGAGCTGGTGCGGGTACTTGTTGAGGACGTTGCCCGGGTCCAGGCGCACCGTGGCGATCGCGTCCAGCACCTTGTCCCGCCACTCCGTCTCCGAGGTCTTCGGGAAGTAGGAGGTGCGGACCATCTCGAAGACGCGGTCGGCCTTGAAGATGGGGTTGAAGCAGCTGAACGGGTCCTGGAAGACCCCCTGCACGCGGCGGTAGTACTCCTTGCGCGCGGCGTGGCCCTTGATGGTGGTGATGTCGGTGCCCTCGAAGGTGATGCTCCCCGAGGTCGGCTTGAACAGGCCCAGCACCATCTTGCCGAGGGTGCTCTTGCCGCTGCCGCTCTCACCGATCAGCGAGACGACCTCGCCCGCCTCCACCGTGAGGCTCACGTCGCGGACGGCGCGCAGGCGGTCACCGCCGAACGCGCCCACCTTGTACACCTTGTGCACGTGGCTGAGTTCCAGCACGGTCTACCTCACCCCGTCTTCCAGCAGGCGGCCCAGTGGCCGGGTTCGATCTCCACCAGCGGCGGCTTTTCGGAGCACTTGGAGAACGCCATCGGGCAGCGGTCCTTGAACCGGCAGCCGGTGGGCGGGTTGAGCAGACCCGGCGGGGTGCCGGGGATGCCCGCCAGGCGGCCCCCCTGCACGGTGGAGGTGGAGCCGACCTCGGGCAGCGCCCCGATGAGCATCTGGGTGTAGGGGTGCTTGGGCTCGTTGATGATGGTGCCCGCGGCCGCCTTCTCCACGATGTGGCCCGCGTACATCACCATGATCGTGTCCGCCATCTGGTACACGAGCGAGATGTCGTGGGTCACGAAGACCATGCTCTTGATGTAGCCCCGGTCGCGGAACTCCACCATCGACTCCGCGACGGAGCGCTGGGTGGACACGTCCAGGGCCGAGGTGACCTCGTCGGCGATCAGCAGCGACGGGTTGAGCAGGGTCGAGATGACCATGACGACGCGCTGCTTCATGCCGCCGGACAGCTCGATCGGGAACCGGTTGAGCACGTCGGTGTCCAGGCCGACCAGCTCCAGGCGGCGGTGGAGCTCCTCGGTGACGTCGGCGGGCCGCACGCCGCGGGCGCGCAGCAGCTCGTTGATCATCCTCCCGATCTTGCGGGTCGGGTTGAGCGCGCTCATCGCGTACTGCGGGATGAGCGAGATCTCGTGGTACCGCAGGGGCACCATCGCGCGGTCGTCGGCGATGGGCACGTCCTTGCCGTCCAGCTCGATCGTGCCGCCGACGTGGCGCATCCGCGAGTCCAGGCGGATCAGGCTCTTGCCCAGGGTGGTCTTGCCGCAGCCGGACTCCCCGGCCAGGCCCATGATCTCCCCGTCGGCGAGGTCGAACGTGACGCCGTCGAGGGCGTGGACGTCCCCGCGCAGGGTCTGGTAGTAGACCTTCAGGTCCTTGACGCGCAGGGTCATCACAGCTCCCGCAGCTTGGGGTTGAAGACCTCGTCCAACCCGACGTTGAGGATGTACAGCGAGCCCACGATCACGGTGATTCCGAGACCCGGCGGGATGAACCACCACCACATGCCGAGGGTGAGCGCGCTCCAGGCGACGGCGCTCTCCAGCATCAGGCCGAGGGACACGCCGTTGGAGGGGCCGAGGCCGATGAAGTCCAGACCGGCCGCGGTGAGGACCGCGCCGCCGAACTGCAGGATGAAGGCCATCACCAGGTACGAGCTCATGTTGGGCGCGATCTCGGTGGTGATGATCTTCCAGGTGCGCCGACCGCTCAGCCGGGCCAGGTCCACGTAGTCGCGGGTGGCCAGGGACAGCGCCTGCGAACGGACCGCGCGGGCCGCCCACGGCCAGGCGGTCAGACCGATGAACAGGCCCTGCACGAACAGGCCGCGCGCGTCCAGGTAGGCGATCGCGACGATGAGCACGACCATCGCGGGCAGCACCAGGACCACGTTCGTGATCATGTTGAGGATCTCGTCGACGATCCCGCCCTTGTACCCGGCGACGAAGCCGACCGCGGTGCCGATGACGAAGGCGACGCCGCCGCCGAACAGGCCGATGATGAACGTGGCGCGCACGCCGTGCACGAACTGGGCCCAGATGTCCTGGCCGAACGTGGTGGTGCCCAGCCAGTACTCGCCGTTGGGCGCCTGCATCTGCGGGCCGACGTACTCGTTGGGGCTGTCGCTGACGAAGAAGGGGCCGACGATCCCGAGCAGCAGGAAGGCCAGGACGATACCCGAGCCGATGAGCAGCTTGGGGTTGCGCCGGGCGAAGTACAGGGCCTCGGAGCCCTTGCGCCCGGCAGGTTCGGGGGCGTCCGCCTTCTCGGCGGTGCCCGGAGCTCCGGCGACGTTCGTCATGAGGAGCCTCCCGTCATCTGGACCCGGGTGCGCGGGTCGATCAGCACGTAGACGATGTCGATGATGAAGTTGGCGATCAGCACGCCGACGACCACGAACAGGAAGACGCCCTGGAGCAGGAAGAAGTCGCGGCTCTCCAGGGAGTCCAGGATGAGCTTGCCGAGGCCGGGGTAGTTGAACACG is drawn from Nocardiopsis dassonvillei subsp. dassonvillei DSM 43111 and contains these coding sequences:
- a CDS encoding ABC transporter ATP-binding protein, yielding MTLRVKDLKVYYQTLRGDVHALDGVTFDLADGEIMGLAGESGCGKTTLGKSLIRLDSRMRHVGGTIELDGKDVPIADDRAMVPLRYHEISLIPQYAMSALNPTRKIGRMINELLRARGVRPADVTEELHRRLELVGLDTDVLNRFPIELSGGMKQRVVMVISTLLNPSLLIADEVTSALDVSTQRSVAESMVEFRDRGYIKSMVFVTHDISLVYQMADTIMVMYAGHIVEKAAAGTIINEPKHPYTQMLIGALPEVGSTSTVQGGRLAGIPGTPPGLLNPPTGCRFKDRCPMAFSKCSEKPPLVEIEPGHWAACWKTG
- a CDS encoding ABC transporter permease, which codes for MTNVAGAPGTAEKADAPEPAGRKGSEALYFARRNPKLLIGSGIVLAFLLLGIVGPFFVSDSPNEYVGPQMQAPNGEYWLGTTTFGQDIWAQFVHGVRATFIIGLFGGGVAFVIGTAVGFVAGYKGGIVDEILNMITNVVLVLPAMVVLIVAIAYLDARGLFVQGLFIGLTAWPWAARAVRSQALSLATRDYVDLARLSGRRTWKIITTEIAPNMSSYLVMAFILQFGGAVLTAAGLDFIGLGPSNGVSLGLMLESAVAWSALTLGMWWWFIPPGLGITVIVGSLYILNVGLDEVFNPKLREL
- a CDS encoding ABC transporter ATP-binding protein, which translates into the protein MLELSHVHKVYKVGAFGGDRLRAVRDVSLTVEAGEVVSLIGESGSGKSTLGKMVLGLFKPTSGSITFEGTDITTIKGHAARKEYYRRVQGVFQDPFSCFNPIFKADRVFEMVRTSYFPKTSETEWRDKVLDAIATVRLDPGNVLNKYPHQLSGGQLQRLLIARALLLDIKLLVADEIISMLDASTRIDVLNLLADLKERGLGILFVTHDLSLGNYVSDKSVILRKGAIAEMGPTARVFDNPLHPYSRHLLSCVPQLHRTWAEVDAELAANPPEDVVLPTAPDEDSAPLIEAEEGHFVGIDQG